From the genome of Excalfactoria chinensis isolate bCotChi1 chromosome 14, bCotChi1.hap2, whole genome shotgun sequence, one region includes:
- the POLR3K gene encoding DNA-directed RNA polymerase III subunit RPC10 translates to MLLFCPACGNVLVAEEGPRCHRFACTTCPYVRNVTRKVSSRKYPRLKEVDDVLGGAAAWENVDSTAEPCPKCEHPRAYFMQIQTRSADEPMTTFYKCCNAQCGHRWRD, encoded by the exons ATGTTGCTCTTCTGCCCGGCGTGCGGTAACGTGCTGGTGGCCGAGGAAGGGCCGCGCTGCCACCGCTTCGCCTGCACCACGTGTCCGTACGTGCGGAACGTGACAAGGAAG GTGAGCAGCAGGAAATACCCGCGGCTGAAGGAGGTGGACGATGTGCTGGGAGGAGCGGCGGCCTGGGAGAACGTGGACTCCACCGCAG AGCCGTGCCCCAAGTGCGAGCACCCCCGCGCCTACTTCATGCAGATCCAGACGCGCTCGGCCGACGAACCCATGACCACGTTCTATAAGTGCTGCAACGCGCAGTGCGGGCACCGATGGCGCGACTGa
- the SNRNP25 gene encoding U11/U12 small nuclear ribonucleoprotein 25 kDa protein, with the protein MAEAEEELAHADVLELFQAALARLVQDPLLCDLPPQVTPEEIGSQVALEYGQAMTVRVCKADGESMPVVVVQNASVLDLKKALRRHVQLRQARRGGVQHLSWRYIWRTYHLTFGGEKLADDRKKLREYGIRNRDEVGFIKKLRK; encoded by the exons ATGGCGGAGGCCGAGGAGGAGCTGGCGCACGCCGACGTGCTCGAGCTGTTCCAGGCGGCGCTGGCGCGGCTCGTGCAGGACCCGCTGCTCTGCGACCTCCCGCCGCAG GTGACGCCGGAGGAGATCGGCTCTCAAGTGGCGCTGGAGTACGGGCAGGCCATGACCGTGCGCGTCTGCAAGGCGGACGGCGAGAGCATGC CGGTGGTGGTGGTGCAGAACGCCTCGGTGCTGGACCTCAAGAAGGCGCTGCGGCGGCACGTGCAGCTCCGGCaggcgcggcgcggcggggtGCAGCATCTCAGCTG GAGGTACATCTGGAGGACCTACCACCTCACGTTCGGCGGGGAGAAGCTGGCGGACGACAGGAAGAAGCTGAGAGA GTACGGCATCAGAAACAGGGATGAGGTCGGCTTCATCAAGAAACTCCGGAAGTGA